TGCGATACTTTCGGTATCGAACTTCAGATGGAAAAGATACTCCTTAAACGCCTCCGGATTGGTGTAGATAATCAGGTCGTTTCGTTTGAAAGCGGATCCAATCTGTTCGGCAGAGATGTCGTCAAGTTGCTTGATCCTGACGGCATCTGGCGAATAAAATACCACCGCGACATCGGCCGCGTCGAGTGCGCCTTGATACTCCTTCAGGAAATCGGGATTCAGGCTGCTGTAAGTATGCAGTTCGAGGCAGGCAATCAAGGTGCGTTCAGGATACTGCTCTTTTACCGCTTTAGTGGTTGCTGACACTTTGCTGGGCGAATGCGCAAAATCCTTGTAAGCCACGTTTCGCTTATTTTCTGCAATTTTTTCGAGCCTTTTCGAAGCGCCCTTAAAACTGGCAATCGCTTCATAAAAATCCGACTCGTCGATACCCATATTCTGGCAAATCCACTTCGCGCCGGCCAGATTGTTCAGGTTGTGGCCGCCGAATACTGAAATCGGCATGTTGCCCTCGCCAGTTACAAGGTAAGTCGTTCCATCCTTAACAAAATAGTCGGGCGTGCGGTAAGGCAATTTCCGGATCGGATTTGTGGCAGCCTCCGCAACGCGTTTCACTTCAGGATCATCTTCATTATAAACCAGGATTCCTCCATTGGTAATCATGCTGACAAAGGTTTCAAACTGGGCCACATAATTATCATAGGTTGGAAAAACGTTGATGTGATCCCAAGCGATCCCTGAGATCAGCGCGATATTGGGTTGATACAAATGGAACTTCGGACGGCGGTC
The nucleotide sequence above comes from Flavobacterium magnum. Encoded proteins:
- a CDS encoding UDP-N-acetylmuramate--L-alanine ligase; protein product: MRTHFIAIGGSAMHNLALALHDKGYEITGSDDAIFEPSKSRLAKKGLLPQEFGWFPDKITNEIDAVILGMHAKPDNPELLRAQELGLKIYSYPEFLYEQSKNKTRVVIGGSHGKTTITSMILHVMHYHNVAVDYMVGAQLEGFDNMVHLTEDNDFIVLEGDEYLSSPMDRRPKFHLYQPNIALISGIAWDHINVFPTYDNYVAQFETFVSMITNGGILVYNEDDPEVKRVAEAATNPIRKLPYRTPDYFVKDGTTYLVTGEGNMPISVFGGHNLNNLAGAKWICQNMGIDESDFYEAIASFKGASKRLEKIAENKRNVAYKDFAHSPSKVSATTKAVKEQYPERTLIACLELHTYSSLNPDFLKEYQGALDAADVAVVFYSPDAVRIKQLDDISAEQIGSAFKRNDLIIYTNPEAFKEYLFHLKFDTESIALLLMSSGNYGGLHFDEIRQLMQ